The following nucleotide sequence is from Glycine max cultivar Williams 82 chromosome 9, Glycine_max_v4.0, whole genome shotgun sequence.
cttatatattgaaattatataattttctttataactaATTTACTGATTCTTTTCATTGCCTCTGGCTGAGATTTTTCTGGGATGAATGTCGTCAAAAAATTATCATAGTATTGAATCggtaaaaatgttatttttttagtttatttgtttaattatgatcaaattataattgaattaataataattaaaaagacgCCAATATTTATGTAATATACTAAAAcgacaaattaatataaatatcaaaattaaattatgttaaatttcaattacttaatttaaataatgatattatatatCCTGTAAATTgatcataataaaactttttttttctttttgaacaaggcaaaatatatattactaatattAGAAAAAGAGGAAATGGCTAACATAAGGCATGATTAAACCAAAACCCAAATAGTACATCAAAAGCACTATGTTCTGAAGCCCATTAcagaatcacttaaaaaaacCGGCATCAGGAAACATAactacagaaaaaaaataaaaaaattcagcaaGACTGATGTATCACTATTATAACATTTCCAAGTTATTATTTACTATtgatgtattattactagacttgattatttaaatattttaaactttacGATTTActgttttgctttattatattgttgaaatttttaattaatatgttatttatagatattttgttattatttttatatgaagtaaacTTTTACAAATCTACGAGTCGAGTCTATGAAATTCTCATGAGTCTgcgtaaactctcgagtttgataatCTTACATATTACatctattactttttttttgcatattacATCTACAAGGAAAATTTACATTTCAGGATTTTTCGAAATATAATGAAAGATGCAGAATATAATAATGAGGGTGCAGAATACAATAGTCCATTGAGTATTCTaggtaataattatatatatgggCCCTGGTCATAAGCCCATGATAGGAAGACACCGATGATTAAGTATGTTTTTGCTAAATATTCTTTACATTCATGTTAGTTATATTTGATCACTTCACAACTTGTCGCATTGAGAGATGTGAACAGGAAATGGGAGTTGTAATAGAACTTATAGTTGTTTAAGCTTTGCAAGATATAAGATCAAGTGTAACATTTGCTTAAGGTTTGGAATCATATCTTCAACAAGTAAACCTCAAACCTAATTAAATCAATGctctaatttcatatttatggtgccaaagaatcaattatataatttaggatccaattatttattattgaagatggttttatttttaggttttgAATTTATTGAATTTGTGAATTTCTAGTTTAtttgttcttataaaaatattaatgtaaaatGGTATAGATTTCACAATTTAGGACTAAAAtggacattttaaaaaaaaggactaaaaatgaaCCTCAAAGTATTTATAGGGATCAAAAGGTTTAATCCTAAAATGTATTACCTGGTCAAAAGGGGAAACAGTAGAAGTTTATGAAAAGCCAACGTTAGGTATTCTATTTTATGGCCACCTagctattaattattttttgaggtgCTGCACttaaataatttagattttaaCAATGCTCTTCATTGTTGGCTTGTGGCAGAGCATTGCAATTGGTGCTGTTGTGACAACTCCTGAGATTGCCAAGGCCTTGACTTCGGCGGAAATCCTGTTTGCACTGCTGCAGGATTGGCTGTTTtgagaagcttcaagaaaatgCTTTTGTAGGACAAATATGAATGTAATCCTTCGTCACTTCATTTCTAATTCCTTATCTATTCTAGATTAGTGCACaagcatgcatgaattgatTCTCGGTTGAGTTACATGATGGAGAACGAAGGACCTTAATTTAAAAGCATTAGTGTCACAAAAGAATCAggattttttccatttttccttCTACCATGTGAGAAACACCAGCAACACATTCTTTATTATTGGCTGAAATTTACTAGAAATCATGAAAATTTGTGGCCCCACTTTTCATTTAACTAGCTCCCCTtataattttgtagtttttgataaatttctaCCAATAATAGAGATTATGTCAAAAAAGTGTGATAGAGAATATATTACTAGTATTCTTCTGCTTCATGCTTCTAAACAAACTTGTTGATTTTCTTCTGCAGTAATTGGGGATGTGAGAGGAATAGGCATGATGCTTGGAGTTGAACTTGTCAGTGATCGCGAACTTAAAACACCAGCACAAAATGAAACACTGCATGTGATGGACCAAATGAAAGGTAAAATCTCATTCATATCCCTCTTCTGGTTCCAGCCATATTTTATAAGTTACTGACCAATAAACTCTTCTGCTGTTAACACAGAATTAGGAGTGTTGATTGGAAAGGGTGGCTATTATGGAAATGTATTCAGAATTACACCAAAGAAGATGCAGGTTGCTCTTTAGTCTCAAACCCTCTCTTTTGTTGGCATTCGATTAATAATACTAGTCTCTATACTTATAGCCTCTGTgtgtttcttccttttttttgtggGTGCAGACTTCCTTGTGGATGCGATGGACTACACATTTTCCAAGTGTAAATAAAtctctattttatattatcatgttAAGTAAACTGTGTTTGGTTAATGTTTGGTTCTGTGCTGGCGccacaaaaatcacattttttatgtGGATATCTGGAGGCTACAAAGAGTTGTAGGTGAGATATTTgaatgtgaaaaaataattgcttCCCTTTCACTACACCGCAGGAACCAAACACACCAGTAGAACATCAATGTAGAGACTCTAGCAAGCCAAATTTCTAACTTTTACATGGAAGCTTACTCTCATAATAGCTCACTGTCATGGTTTATCTTATCTCGTCCTAATTTTGTTGGCTGCTAATTTTCTTTTAGGCCTATATGcctttcttgatttttttttttcttttttcttttgatcatATCATATCTGGTTTTACCTTACTGTCGGCTCTaacctttatttttgtttttggggTATATACAATAACTGCAATGAGAATCAAACTTAAGTGGTCGTGTATACTACTCAAATTCCCCTCCGAGAATCCAACTTAATCCGCATAAATTCTATTCAATCCCAACCACTAGACTGATCCTAGTACATTTGTTGGTTGTACACTGTAGAATGTTGTAGCCTATCAAATATCATTTTCCGCCATTGGAAGTTTAATTTTAGCCATTAGTTAAGCACTTTTCTTTAAAAACCGTTTTTACTAAGTCGCTCCTTCCATTTTAAGACTGCTTCGTGTGCCTCAAAATTCTTGACTAAGGTTTTAGAAAACGGTAACAGTAATTTAAAACCTTAGTCTTAATCCTATTAAAATAATGTCTGAGATTTTGAAATTCAACGGGGATGAAACtttcattgtttttctttatgCCCAAAATTTTTCTTCACCAAGAGTAATAATATATCATCACGCTCTGTCATGCTTAAAAATTTTGATCatgctcaaaattaaattaaactttcatttaatttttctttatgctCAAGATTCAACTATGTTGGATTTTGTTGGTCAATCAGAAccagttttatttattaaatcaagCTCTGACGTGAAACAGTTATTGGTTTTCCACCCATAATATAATCGTGTTTGATACAGAATTTTTCTCACGTAAAATACATGTATCTGAGTAAAGTCTATATTCAAACGTATTCAGCTAAAACCTATATTCAGAGGTGCTAGTTAGCTGACTCTTAAAACTGTTTGGTTGCTACTTGTTTAGTTTAAGTGGCTATTTCTGAGGAGGGGGAAAAAGCTACCAATATTCTTCCTATGTTTAACAAAAACTACTTTCCTCATCATCTCCAATCCCACCCTCTAAGCTATTTATGAtttgacaaaagaaaaaaaagaagccaaTTATGATAAATCCATCATGGATGTTGGGAATACCTTCCTAAAATATGGTCATTGCTTGAGTCAACTTCTAACATTTTATTATAAAGCCAAGGTGAcccaaagatgaagaaaaagatcATGAATATATAAGCTGGAAGAAAACGAAGTAATAgtcatttcaataaaaataggaGTAATTAGTAACTCGGTTAGGGATACTCTGAATATTGAGTAAAATTAGTCGAAGCTGAAATAATCAGAACTTTGAATGTTAGCCACTTAGCACTATCAAATTAATatgtcataataatattttatagataaaGAAAGTTTAACTCAATTTGATTGActataataatatatgatatttatcctcaatttttacttataaaaaaaaaatatgcctTATGAATATGAATTTGGAATTTAACTAGATTAAGTACATTTTAAAGATGTGGAAATAGTAATTGGTGCGCTTATTTTCATTACATCAGTTAACCCAATTaatcttcatttctttcttctctctttatGTTTTCAGTTCTTACTTTCAGCCGTTATTTTTTGCACGTTATAGGTTTCTTTTTATCTTCCTTTCACTTTCAACTATTTGTCTTTTGACCTTAACATTTTATCattacatcattttttttttcacatgttCATATTTTCGCTTAACTATTAATGGCCACGCCAATTTTAGGTAGAACATGTATTGATATTATACAAAGAACTAGGAGCTTTCCTTTCTTTTAGTACCTGAAAATCGATAACTGAAACAATTTTTAAGCATGACCTTGAAAGTAATATCCttcctatttttttctattcttacactaaatttttaaattgtttaaaaaatattaaactaacaCTTCTCTTTTTTTGTAACACATGCACACCGTTAATATATTACATCAaccttttttaattgtttttaaaatattatactgTGTCTCCctaaaaaagaaattgttgGAAACGTTAAAAAAGCACGAGATATTTGTAAAATCCCACAAAATCGCATAAAGTATCAGTGTAATTTACTTTAATATTTACCATATCAAATGCCAGATCCCGCTAGTCTTGAGcaggacaataatatttaatgtatgTAGCAGCAATTAAcgtttttaatatgaaaaataaaattgttattcaaacaatatttttatagcTCCCCATTCATATCTTCTTTAGACTTTCACATtttgttttctctatttttaaatgtatatatatatatatatatatatatatatatatatatatatatatatatatatatataatatgcatggataatattgttatatattaaggaaaaattgcacTTATCTCTTTTGAGATATATTTactaaattacatttaaatttcttgataaGTAAAAATATGTGGTGTGTGCGTTaatctattttaatatatataaacaatctTTATTGCAGTGATAAGTAACAATACAtgtcacaataaaaataaaaaaaaaatacgtacGTGCGACTTTCAAGGGCATTTTGAGACTTtagaatattatataaaattttgaacatCCTTATTTTTAGCTGAGactttatctaaaaaatatttagtttattaTAAAGTCAATATTAAAGGTTTGAAAACTAATTATCCATAACACAGTGAGTTGCAAAGGGAGAAAATACTACGTACTAAGACTTATTCACCTTCAAttagttatattaaaatatagcaCGTTTTAATCTCCCAAAAACAAATACATTTTTTCAATATTAAGAAAGTAAAGTATCTTTTGAGAGAAAACTAAAATCTTGCATGCATATGCATAATATTAATTTGTCGTATATCAAAACAAACTAATATAACCAATTAGCTTTACTGTACCAAAtgggaaaaaaatcaaaagaaccCGGATGCTAGAAtacttttctaattaatatatatatatatatatatatatatatataataacagaataaagaaatgttatatcttcctaaataattctaaaattaaatgatgCAGATAAAAagatcataaaaataattttaatcataacaaagaaaaactaataaGTTGAGAGTGGCATTATATATATGGGTAGTTATGAAGCCAAGTGGCAAAAGGCGTTTAGTTTGTTAGTGGGCATGGAAACAATGTAAATACCCCGCTTTCTTAAGTTTAAGGTTTCCTAAAAATTTGACCATTTACTTCCCACGCATTTCGCCTCCTCTCTCTTTATTCTTTCATTGATCTGCAATTCTTGTTATGGCTTCTTTGGTTAAGTCTAATTTCCCCGAAATTGAGATACTTGATGCCAATTCCACAACCcctttttacctttttattccCATTTTTTTGTAATGGTATGAAATTTTGTTACATTGGTCATCCTCATCTTTGGATCCAATAGATGGACATGCAAGGCTAATGGAAATTCTTATTTGAGCTTTCAAGCTTTGGAATacattatccttttttttttgttctcttttcattttcaaattttcaccgACATTATTAGAAATTTGGATGAGAGGTCGAAGTAAAAAGCATAACTATCCATGGAGATTTGAATGCAGATATTATCGCTTGAGCTTTGTCAATTTCCTTACAAATTTTCTCATATGGAATGACAGATCCTGCTAGTTATGGGAGTCTTGAGCGTGATGTTGAGCAAGTGAGCTAATTTCGCCCtaagtttccttttttattttcctttaagTTGTTTTCTAAAATTGTTTTGCTTAAGATGTGTTCTTTCCCCTCTTGTGAATGGTGAtgatcatttaattaaattaagacaTGTTTCTTTTATTCATTCACTTTTGTGTTTGTGTAAAAATAAGGCAAATCCATAACAAAGACAAACTAAAATTTTAgggttattatattatatagtaCGTTGATCTCAATTGAGATGTTATCACATACTTGGCATTTACGGTTATAGCTGCAATAGCTAATGCTTCATGGCTATTATGAGATGATATTGGCCAATTACAAGTAGTGTAACCTGTAACCATGGTCTTTTGCAGTTGTGGCAACCACTGAAActagaatttaaaaaatgttattggtAGTTTTCTGtagtaaaaaatatgtttttccttGCCTAAAGGTAGTTTGGCTAAAGATAGAATTGTCATGTTTTAAACCATTACATGTATTGAACAAAGTGACAGTCAtaacaagtaaaaaaattattagttgtAATTAAGAATGGAGAACAAAAAGTGACAAGGTAAACATGATATGGAATTTGAGTAATATCATTTATTGTTTCTacattttttagtattattatttgacATGATATCAATAACTAGTCAATGTTTTAAGAAGAATAAGTTTATCTTTAGCAAAATGGCAGTTGTATTGCACATttcttgattgttttttatttaataataatcaaaatgcttaatttgtaaaagtggcaagaaaaaatatcattgttGAAAATATGTTTAGATAAGCCACAtgatttgttgttgttatatTTCATTAAGGATTATGTTGCTTAAATGCATCTAACTAGGATTTAATGTATGTTTCAACTTTTTCTAAAGGCACTCATTGCCATAAAAAAAGGGACTCAATTAATAAAGTACAGTCGAAAAACCAAGCCAAAAGTTTGCCCATTCAGACTTTCTCTGGTGAGATTTTACTGTTAAATTAAATGTAGTTCCAGTACTAACCATGCTTATTCTAATTTGTAGAGTAGACATGTGTATGATGATTTTGATATCTCTAAATAAGTTCATATTTAGTGGAATTAACAGGATGAAACAACACTAATTTGGATTTCTCacaagaaggaaaggaaattgaATTTATCGTCAGTTTCACGTATTATCCCTGGACAAAGAACTGTTAgttaattacttatattttattccatagatgatatttatgtccatatatattaacaatcttttaaagctaatttatattttatatgacatTTTCTTTGTAGGTAGTCTTTAGAAGATATTTACAGCCAGAAAAAGATTACCTATCGTTTTCACTTGTTTATAGTAACGAGGAGCGAACACTTGATTTGGTTAGaaaatatactaattaataagCATTTCATTCCAATTTCTCAATTTGatacaaattttgaaaaaagttaTTCTATTGTTCTTATTTATAGATATGCAAGGACAAAGATGAGGCAGAGGTATGGTTTACAGGCCTTAAGACATTAATTTCTACTGGAAAGCTTAGGCGCATTGGAAGTGAATTATTTGATGTGAGTTTTTTAGCATGAATCAATCGAATGATCattaattttatccttaattacTTACTGTGTATGTGAAGACATATAGTTTATGcttgttttttcaaaattccAAAGGATTAACATTTACCTTTTTGCAActagagattaattttttttttctaatcctCAAAATACATGAATCACATGATATTTGTTGGTTCATGCAGTAACCATTCCATTCAAGCCTGCATTTCATGAGCACGTTAATTacttagttatttttttcaaattgcagGATGGTGTTGATTTTACTCCAAAAGGTCGTCCTTTTGGTGCAGCACTAGAGTTTGGCATATGCATCACTCGTAATAACAAGGTCGCTTTTGATTTTGCTTCTCATGAGCCTTCATTGAATTTGGTAACCAGCACAGATGTGGGGTTAGAGAGTGCTAATAACATGCAACCAAGAACAAGTATTGGAGATGGTTTTCGTGTCAGCGTGTCGAGTACACCAAGTGTTTCGAGCACAGGATCGGGACCAGATGACATAGAATCACTAGGAGATGTTTATATATGGGGAGAGGTTTGGGCAGATGGTGTTTCACTTGATGGATTTTCCACTCAGGCCCCTTCCACAACAGATGTGTTGATTCCTAAGCCATTGGAGTCAAGTGTTGTTCTTGATGTTCAACAGATTGCATCTGGTGTGAGGCACATTGCTTTGGTAACAAGGCAAGGGGAGGTTTTCACTTGGGGAGAAGAATGTGGTGGAAGACTTGGTCATGGAATTGATAGAGATTTCGGTCGCCCTCAACTTGTTGAATTTTTGGCAGTTACTAACATTGATTTTGTTGCATGTGGAGAGAATCATACATGTGCTGTTTCTACATCTGATGATCTTTTCTCATGGGGTGATGGTACATACAATGTTGGACTTCTTGGTCATGGAACTGATGTTAGCCATTGGATACCAAAAAGAATTAGTACTGGCCCTTTAGAAGGGCTTCAAGTTATATCCGTTGCATGTGGCACATGGCATTCAGCACTAACAACTTCTAATGGAAAACTTTTCACCTTTGGTGATGGGACATTTGGAGTTTTAGGCCATGGAAACAGAGAAAGTATTCCATATCCAAAGGAGGTGCAATTGTTAAGTGGACTGAAAACCATTCAGGTTTCATGTGGAGTGTGGCACACTGCAGCTATTGTAGAGGTTACTTTTCAATCCGGTTCATATGTTTCTTCTAGGAAGCTTTTCACTTGGGGAGACGGCGACAAATATCGGTTGGGACATGGAAACAAGGAAACGTACCTTCAACCAACTTGTGTCTCTGCACTTATCGAGTATAATTTCCACCAGATAGCATGTGGACACACCATGACTGTTGCTCTCACTACATCTGGTCACATTTTTACTATGGGAAGCAATGAAAATGGTCAACTAGGAAACCATTTGGCTGATGGAAAAGTACCTATCCTAGTACAAGACAAGTTGGTGGGTGAATTTGTTGAGGTAATATCATGTGGATCTCATCATGTTGCTGCCTTGTCATCAAGAAGTGAATTGTATACTTGGGGGAAAGGTGCCAATGGAAGATTGGGACATGGAGACATAGAGGATAGAAAATCACCAACAATAGTAGAATCCTTAAAAGATAGGCATGTAAAGAATATTTCTTGTGGCTCAAACTTTACATCTTGCATATGCATTCATAAATGGGTCTCTGGAGTTGACCAATCTGTTTGCACGGGTTGTAGACAACCATTTGGATTCACTAGAAAGAGGCACAATTGCTACAATTGTGGATTAGTGCATTGCCATGGTTGTAGTTCAAGAAAGGTATTGAAAGCATCATTGGCTCCAACACCAGGAAAACCTCATCGCGTGTGTGACTCTTGTTATAACAAGCTTAAAGCTGTTGAGGCATGTGCTAGTTCTAATCTTCATAGGAAAATGACCACAACACCTCGTAATTCCTTAGATACCAGGGAAAGATTTGGTCAAGGAGATGTAAAGTCTTCAAGACTAATTTTGCCTCCTATCACAGAACCAATGAAATTTCATCAGATAATGATGGCTAATAAGATGGGAAGCAAACATGATTATTCTTCCATGTCTCCAGCATCCCAAGTTCCATCACTTTTACAATTGAATGATATTGCATTTGGTAACTCAATAAGTTCAACTCAAAATGTTTTGAGGTCTGCTATAGCTCTTAGTCCACCACCAACTCCACCTCTCAATTCAAGACCAACATCTCCTTATTCAAGAAGGGCAAGCCCTCCACGTTCTAGAACTCCGG
It contains:
- the LOC100776643 gene encoding PH, RCC1 and FYVE domains-containing protein 1; this translates as MTDPASYGSLERDVEQALIAIKKGTQLIKYSRKTKPKVCPFRLSLDETTLIWISHKKERKLNLSSVSRIIPGQRTVVFRRYLQPEKDYLSFSLVYSNEERTLDLICKDKDEAEVWFTGLKTLISTGKLRRIGSELFDDGVDFTPKGRPFGAALEFGICITRNNKVAFDFASHEPSLNLVTSTDVGLESANNMQPRTSIGDGFRVSVSSTPSVSSTGSGPDDIESLGDVYIWGEVWADGVSLDGFSTQAPSTTDVLIPKPLESSVVLDVQQIASGVRHIALVTRQGEVFTWGEECGGRLGHGIDRDFGRPQLVEFLAVTNIDFVACGENHTCAVSTSDDLFSWGDGTYNVGLLGHGTDVSHWIPKRISTGPLEGLQVISVACGTWHSALTTSNGKLFTFGDGTFGVLGHGNRESIPYPKEVQLLSGLKTIQVSCGVWHTAAIVEVTFQSGSYVSSRKLFTWGDGDKYRLGHGNKETYLQPTCVSALIEYNFHQIACGHTMTVALTTSGHIFTMGSNENGQLGNHLADGKVPILVQDKLVGEFVEVISCGSHHVAALSSRSELYTWGKGANGRLGHGDIEDRKSPTIVESLKDRHVKNISCGSNFTSCICIHKWVSGVDQSVCTGCRQPFGFTRKRHNCYNCGLVHCHGCSSRKVLKASLAPTPGKPHRVCDSCYNKLKAVEACASSNLHRKMTTTPRNSLDTRERFGQGDVKSSRLILPPITEPMKFHQIMMANKMGSKHDYSSMSPASQVPSLLQLNDIAFGNSISSTQNVLRSAIALSPPPTPPLNSRPTSPYSRRASPPRSRTPGFSRSLIDSLRKTNELLNQEVSKMQNQIRSVRLKNDMEIQKLQKNVMEATSFAAEESSKHKAMKEIFESTVDQMKEMIEKLPPDVLDSGNLKVVLTRAENFLKENSEFETPSSAKSQQQHALNTPNLNTSSSKLQEHRIEENNETVDEGNVIQESNNSSLSNNEASMPSQNDSKSQDSSRPGKEGETEVIEFEPGVHVTLIVKPGGVRFFKQVKFSKRRFREHQAKEWWSKNKDRVHRKYIAPQTTNSEGTGSSNTLPPPPPTKENIETVSS